One genomic window of Pseudoxanthomonas sp. includes the following:
- a CDS encoding ribonuclease HII, whose protein sequence is MSAIAPALLVAGVDEAGRGPLAGPLTVAAVVFDPARPRINGLDDSKQLNEAKRELLYDRIVERALAWHVVVIEVAEIDRLNIFQATMLGMRMAVEAVAHVAGVAHIDGNKVPPGLPCPGHALIGGDGLDRAIMAASILAKVTRDRMMLDLHAQHPEYDFARHKGYGTPAHLAALRLHGPCVHHRHSFAPVRAAARGEREVTQPALL, encoded by the coding sequence ATGAGCGCCATCGCCCCCGCCTTGCTCGTCGCCGGCGTCGATGAAGCGGGCCGCGGACCACTCGCCGGCCCGCTGACCGTGGCCGCGGTGGTGTTCGATCCGGCGCGTCCGCGGATCAACGGACTGGATGATTCCAAGCAGCTCAACGAAGCCAAGCGCGAACTGCTCTACGACCGCATCGTCGAGCGGGCGCTGGCCTGGCATGTGGTGGTGATTGAGGTGGCCGAGATCGACCGGCTCAACATCTTCCAGGCCACGATGCTCGGCATGCGCATGGCGGTGGAAGCGGTCGCGCACGTGGCCGGCGTGGCCCATATCGACGGCAACAAGGTCCCGCCCGGCCTGCCCTGCCCTGGCCATGCATTGATCGGTGGCGATGGCCTGGACCGCGCGATCATGGCCGCTTCGATCCTGGCCAAGGTCACCCGCGACCGGATGATGCTGGACCTGCACGCGCAGCATCCCGAATACGACTTCGCCCGCCACAAGGGCTACGGCACACCCGCCCACCTGGCCGCGCTGCGCCTGCATGGCCCCTGCGTACACCACCGGCACAGCTTCGCGCCGGTCCGGGCGGCCGCGCGTGGCGAGCGCGAAGTAACGCAGCCGGCCCTGCTTTAG
- the rseP gene encoding RIP metalloprotease RseP: MSEIAGSIWWMIVALGVLVTFHEYGHYWVARRCGVGVLRFSVGFGKPIWSRRNKHGTEFAIAPIPLGGYVKMLDEREADVPAERLGEAFNRKPVLQRIAVVAAGPIANLILCVALLWAMFVIGKEDFAPIVGRVDGVAQQSGLRPGDRILALDGRSIATATEATMALIGAAMDDRDVQAQIEDAAGNQIERRVLTSHLPAGFDQQNVTGDLGLRWQFAVEPAEVREVAPGSPAAGALQAGDLITAIDGEAVDAADALRPMVQRLGARGGEVMVEVEREGSRLALPLQPQRMTDPNTHAQFWGLGIALGRSTPPAYDALQRYGPLAAIPVAVRQTGQLASDSLGMIRRMVTGHASLQNVSGPVTIAKVANASAERGLTWFLQFLALLSLSLAIVNLLPIPVLDGGHLLYYLIELVKGSPLSERAMAAGQFAGLAILAGLMGLALYNDILRPVI; this comes from the coding sequence ATGAGTGAAATCGCAGGCTCCATCTGGTGGATGATCGTCGCGCTCGGCGTGCTGGTCACCTTCCATGAGTACGGCCACTACTGGGTCGCGCGCCGTTGCGGCGTGGGCGTGCTGCGTTTTTCCGTGGGCTTCGGCAAACCGATCTGGTCGCGCCGCAACAAGCACGGGACCGAGTTCGCCATCGCCCCGATTCCGCTCGGTGGTTACGTGAAGATGCTGGACGAGCGCGAAGCCGATGTTCCGGCCGAACGCCTGGGCGAAGCCTTCAACCGCAAACCAGTCCTGCAGCGCATCGCGGTGGTCGCCGCCGGCCCGATCGCCAATCTGATCCTGTGCGTGGCCCTGCTGTGGGCCATGTTCGTGATCGGCAAGGAAGATTTCGCCCCCATCGTGGGGCGTGTCGACGGCGTCGCCCAGCAGTCCGGCCTGCGCCCCGGCGACCGGATCCTGGCGTTGGACGGCCGTAGCATCGCCACCGCGACCGAAGCCACCATGGCCCTGATTGGCGCGGCCATGGATGACCGGGACGTCCAGGCCCAGATCGAAGATGCCGCCGGCAACCAGATCGAACGACGCGTGCTGACCTCGCACCTGCCCGCTGGCTTCGACCAACAGAACGTCACCGGCGACCTCGGCCTGCGCTGGCAGTTCGCGGTAGAACCGGCCGAAGTCCGCGAGGTCGCGCCCGGCTCGCCCGCCGCCGGCGCCCTGCAGGCCGGCGACCTGATCACCGCCATCGACGGCGAAGCCGTGGATGCGGCCGATGCGCTGCGACCGATGGTCCAGCGCCTGGGCGCACGCGGCGGCGAAGTCATGGTCGAAGTCGAACGCGAAGGCAGCCGCCTGGCGCTGCCGCTGCAGCCGCAGCGTATGACCGACCCCAACACACACGCCCAATTCTGGGGATTGGGCATCGCCCTGGGCCGCAGCACGCCGCCGGCCTACGATGCGCTGCAGCGCTACGGCCCACTGGCCGCAATCCCGGTCGCGGTGCGCCAGACCGGACAATTGGCGTCCGATTCGCTGGGCATGATCCGGCGCATGGTCACCGGCCACGCTTCCCTTCAGAACGTGTCAGGCCCGGTCACGATTGCCAAGGTCGCCAATGCCTCGGCCGAGCGTGGACTGACCTGGTTCCTGCAGTTCCTCGCACTGCTGTCGCTGAGCCTGGCCATCGTGAACCTGCTGCCAATCCCGGTCTTGGACGGCGGACACCTGCTGTATTACCTTATCGAGTTGGTCAAGGGCAGCCCGCTAAGCGAGCGGGCCATGGCCGCTGGTCAGTTCGCTGGCCTGGCCATCCTGGCCGGCCTGATGGGGCTGGCGCTTTACAACGACATCCTGCGCCCGGTGATCTGA
- the lpxB gene encoding lipid-A-disaccharide synthase, translating into MHTVNTPAARTPAGPTTSTAGTRRLRFALVAGEASGDALGADLIAQLKQRHPDAQFAGIGGDSMRAAGLDSWFDASELAVMGLAEVLRHLPRLLKLRKSLRQRVLDWQPDVFIGIDAPDFNLAVERWLKTRGLRTVHYVSPSVWAWREKRAQKIGRSADLVLCLFPMEPQIYARHGIDARYVGHPMADALPLAPDRAAARTTLGLNPKTPVLAVLPGSRLGEINRLAVDFIEAARLVAEQVPHLQVVIPAANADCRAALEPLLAASPFPSPRPRLLTGLAREAMVASDVVLLASGTATLEAMLAKRPMVVGYKVAPLSAWIARALGLLKVKRFALPNVLAGEDLAPELMQEDCTPQALSAALLHWLRDPEAVTALQPQYLKLHEQLRQDASARAADAIDALLSTTP; encoded by the coding sequence ATGCACACCGTCAACACCCCAGCCGCGCGGACGCCGGCCGGACCCACTACCAGTACCGCCGGCACACGCCGACTGCGGTTTGCGCTGGTCGCGGGCGAGGCGTCGGGCGATGCGCTCGGCGCGGATCTGATCGCACAGCTCAAGCAGCGCCATCCCGATGCACAGTTCGCCGGCATCGGCGGCGACAGCATGCGCGCGGCGGGCCTGGACAGCTGGTTCGATGCCAGCGAACTGGCGGTGATGGGCCTGGCCGAGGTGCTGCGCCACCTGCCGCGCCTGCTCAAGCTCCGCAAGTCGCTGCGCCAACGGGTGCTCGACTGGCAGCCGGACGTCTTCATCGGCATCGATGCACCGGACTTCAACCTGGCGGTGGAACGCTGGCTGAAAACCCGCGGCCTGCGCACCGTGCATTACGTCAGCCCCTCGGTCTGGGCCTGGCGCGAAAAACGTGCGCAGAAGATCGGCCGCAGCGCCGACCTGGTGCTATGCCTGTTCCCGATGGAGCCGCAGATCTACGCACGCCACGGCATCGACGCGCGCTATGTCGGCCATCCGATGGCCGATGCGCTGCCGCTGGCACCGGACCGCGCCGCCGCGCGCACCACGCTCGGCCTCAATCCGAAGACGCCGGTGCTGGCGGTGCTGCCCGGCAGTCGCCTGGGCGAAATCAATCGCCTGGCCGTGGACTTCATCGAAGCCGCGCGCCTTGTCGCCGAACAGGTGCCGCACCTGCAGGTCGTCATTCCAGCCGCCAATGCCGACTGTCGCGCTGCGTTGGAGCCGTTGCTGGCCGCCTCACCGTTCCCATCGCCGCGCCCGCGCCTGCTCACCGGCCTGGCCCGCGAGGCGATGGTCGCCAGTGACGTGGTGCTGCTGGCCTCGGGCACCGCCACGCTGGAAGCGATGCTGGCCAAGCGGCCGATGGTCGTTGGCTACAAGGTCGCGCCGCTGTCGGCATGGATCGCACGCGCGCTCGGCCTGCTGAAGGTCAAGCGCTTCGCCCTGCCCAACGTGCTGGCCGGCGAAGACCTGGCACCGGAGCTGATGCAGGAAGACTGCACACCGCAGGCCCTGTCCGCCGCGTTGCTGCACTGGCTACGTGACCCGGAAGCCGTCACGGCGCTGCAACCGCAGTACCTGAAGTTGCACGAACAGTTGCGCCAGGATGCCTCCGCACGCGCCGCCGATGCGATCGACGCGCTGCTGTCCACCACACCATGA
- the bamA gene encoding outer membrane protein assembly factor BamA, whose product MTRLPTRRLLALALASAIATPAWAQSTDLSAPAFGTPQQQQSASPAAFGMQLPAASPSDFVVSDIRVDGVQRISSGTVLTYLPIERGDTVTQAKIGDAIRALYHTSFFEDVQLSRQGTILVVTLKERPAINKLTLTGNKDIKTEDLTKGLSDIGLSEGGTFDRLALDRVTQELVRQYNNRGKYNVQITPTVSPLDRNRVDVTISVKEGKAAKIRHINLVGTEKFANEDITAGWESQEHNWLSWYRRDDQYSKEKLSGDIEKLNSWYLDRGYVDFSLDSTQVAISPDKKDMFLTGGVTEGEQYTVSDVKVSGDTILPQDRVEKMVLVRKGQIFSRRLLEITSDSITATLANVGYAFAQVNPIPTVDREKRTVAINMQVVPGPRVNVRRIEFKGNARTGDEVLRREMRQFEGAWYSQAAIDRSKVRLQRLGYFESVDVTTQPVPGTRDQVDVIYTVKETTSGSFTFGLGYSQLGGVTTSVQLSQNNFLGGGNRVAVEASRSYYTDRYSFSFTNPYFTDDGVSLGYNLSYSNTDYSDYNTAYYDTRNIAAQAILGIPLSESDSVSLMFGIDSTQVSTYDGYTPQAIIDYVKALGSRTFHAWRSQIGWARDTRNDYFMPTRGIYQRISAEVTLPGSTVEYYKLNYEFSKYWSLSPAFVLRTGAELGYGDSYGKDTTRTICTVSDTNLAATDCSNAGAVATTYTASGLPFYENFYAGGVRSVRGFEDNTLGPRSEATAYYSDGQPLGGSLKTIGQLELIFPKLFDSNAARISAFVDVGNVYNGYSEFHANDLRASTGVALLWRAPVGPISISYAIPLKTQTGDEIERLQFTFGGSF is encoded by the coding sequence ATGACGCGACTCCCGACCCGCCGCCTGCTTGCCCTCGCCCTGGCCTCTGCCATCGCGACTCCGGCCTGGGCCCAGTCGACCGACCTGAGCGCACCGGCCTTCGGGACGCCGCAACAGCAGCAGTCCGCCTCGCCTGCCGCGTTCGGCATGCAACTCCCTGCGGCATCGCCTTCGGATTTCGTCGTCAGCGACATCCGCGTCGATGGCGTGCAGCGCATCTCCAGCGGCACGGTACTGACCTACTTGCCGATCGAACGCGGTGACACGGTCACCCAGGCCAAGATCGGCGATGCGATCCGCGCGCTCTACCACACCAGCTTCTTCGAGGACGTCCAGCTCTCGCGCCAGGGCACGATCCTGGTGGTCACGCTGAAGGAGCGCCCGGCGATCAACAAGCTGACGCTGACCGGCAACAAGGACATCAAGACCGAAGACCTGACCAAGGGCCTGAGCGACATCGGCCTGTCCGAAGGCGGCACCTTCGACCGCCTGGCCCTGGACCGGGTCACCCAGGAACTGGTGCGCCAGTACAACAACCGCGGCAAGTACAACGTGCAGATCACCCCGACGGTGAGCCCGCTGGACCGCAACCGCGTGGACGTCACCATCTCGGTCAAGGAAGGCAAGGCGGCCAAGATCCGCCACATCAACCTGGTCGGCACCGAGAAGTTCGCGAACGAGGACATCACCGCCGGCTGGGAATCGCAGGAGCACAACTGGCTGTCCTGGTACCGCCGCGACGATCAGTACTCCAAGGAAAAGCTCTCCGGCGACATCGAGAAGCTCAATTCCTGGTACCTGGACCGTGGCTACGTCGATTTCAGCCTGGATTCGACCCAGGTGGCGATCAGCCCGGACAAGAAGGACATGTTCCTGACCGGCGGCGTGACCGAAGGCGAGCAGTACACCGTCTCCGACGTGAAGGTCAGCGGTGACACCATCCTGCCGCAGGATCGCGTGGAAAAGATGGTGCTGGTGCGCAAGGGCCAGATCTTCTCCCGCCGCCTGCTGGAGATCACCTCCGACTCGATCACCGCGACCCTGGCCAACGTTGGCTATGCCTTCGCCCAGGTCAATCCGATCCCGACGGTGGACCGCGAAAAGCGCACCGTGGCCATCAACATGCAGGTCGTTCCCGGCCCGCGCGTCAACGTGCGCCGGATCGAGTTCAAGGGCAACGCCCGCACCGGCGATGAAGTGCTGCGCCGCGAAATGCGCCAGTTCGAAGGCGCCTGGTATTCGCAGGCCGCGATCGACCGTTCCAAGGTCCGCCTGCAGCGCCTGGGTTACTTCGAATCCGTGGACGTGACCACCCAGCCGGTGCCGGGCACGCGCGACCAGGTCGACGTGATCTACACCGTCAAGGAAACCACCTCGGGCAGCTTCACCTTCGGCCTGGGCTACTCGCAGCTGGGCGGCGTCACCACCTCGGTGCAGCTGTCGCAGAACAACTTCCTGGGCGGCGGCAACCGCGTGGCGGTCGAGGCTTCGCGCAGCTACTACACCGATCGCTATTCGTTCTCCTTCACCAATCCCTACTTCACCGACGACGGCGTATCGCTGGGCTACAACCTGTCCTACAGCAACACCGACTATTCGGACTACAACACCGCTTACTACGACACACGCAACATCGCCGCGCAGGCGATCCTGGGAATCCCGCTGAGCGAAAGCGACAGCGTGTCGCTGATGTTCGGCATCGACTCGACCCAGGTCAGCACCTACGACGGCTATACCCCGCAGGCGATCATCGACTACGTCAAGGCACTAGGCAGCCGCACCTTCCACGCCTGGCGTTCGCAGATCGGCTGGGCCCGCGATACCCGCAACGACTATTTCATGCCGACCCGCGGCATCTACCAGCGCATCTCGGCGGAAGTCACCCTGCCCGGCTCCACGGTGGAGTACTACAAGCTCAACTACGAATTCTCCAAATACTGGTCGTTGAGCCCGGCCTTCGTGCTGCGTACCGGTGCCGAACTGGGCTACGGCGATAGCTACGGCAAGGACACCACGCGCACGATCTGCACCGTGTCCGACACCAACCTGGCGGCCACCGACTGCAGCAACGCGGGCGCGGTCGCAACGACCTACACCGCCAGCGGCCTGCCGTTCTACGAGAACTTCTACGCCGGCGGCGTGCGCTCGGTGCGTGGTTTCGAGGACAACACCCTGGGTCCGCGCTCGGAAGCCACCGCGTACTACAGCGACGGCCAGCCGCTGGGTGGTTCGCTCAAGACCATCGGCCAGCTCGAACTGATCTTCCCGAAGCTGTTCGACTCCAACGCCGCGCGCATCTCGGCCTTCGTCGACGTGGGCAATGTCTACAACGGCTACAGCGAGTTCCACGCCAACGACCTGCGCGCCTCCACGGGCGTGGCGCTGTTGTGGCGCGCGCCGGTCGGCCCGATCTCGATCAGCTATGCCATCCCGCTGAAGACCCAGACCGGCGACGAGATCGAACGCCTGCAGTTCACCTTCGGCGGATCGTTCTAG
- a CDS encoding 1-deoxy-D-xylulose-5-phosphate reductoisomerase: MQTASHTRRTVAVLGATGSIGTSTLDVIARHPDTMRASVLAAGSNVDALVALCRSHRPEHAVIADDSRFAELRDALAAAGLDTQAHAGSDALDALVASDACDTVVAAIVGAAGLSSTLAAAHAGKRLLLANKESLVLAGALLIAAAEASGAQIIPIDSEHNAVFQCLGSREAGAQVRRIVLTASGGPFRGRSRASLETVTVAQAVAHPKWSMGPKISVDSATLMNKGLELIEAAHLFNVGRDRLDVLVHPQSLVHSLVEFIDGSTLAQLGLPDMRTALSIGLGWPQRIESGVAGLDLLRHGTLEFEAPDMDAFPCLRLAWSALEAGGAAPAVLNAANESAVSAFLQGKIGFLAIPALVEDALAAHAHAPADSLDALLAADGLARQFSQGWIHRTTTGQARSA; the protein is encoded by the coding sequence ATGCAGACCGCTTCGCACACCAGACGCACCGTCGCCGTCCTGGGCGCCACCGGCTCGATCGGCACCTCGACCTTGGACGTCATCGCCCGCCATCCCGACACCATGCGCGCCAGCGTGCTGGCGGCCGGCAGCAATGTCGATGCACTGGTCGCGCTATGCCGCAGCCACCGCCCCGAGCATGCCGTCATCGCCGATGACAGTCGCTTCGCCGAGCTGCGCGACGCACTGGCCGCCGCCGGCCTGGACACCCAGGCGCACGCGGGCAGCGATGCGCTCGACGCGCTGGTCGCCAGCGACGCCTGCGACACAGTGGTCGCCGCCATCGTCGGCGCAGCGGGACTCTCATCGACCCTGGCCGCAGCGCATGCCGGCAAACGCCTGTTGCTGGCCAACAAGGAGTCGCTGGTCCTGGCCGGCGCATTGCTGATCGCCGCCGCGGAAGCCTCCGGCGCACAGATCATCCCGATCGACAGCGAGCACAACGCGGTCTTCCAGTGCCTGGGCTCGCGCGAAGCCGGCGCCCAGGTCCGCAGGATCGTGCTGACCGCCTCGGGCGGGCCGTTCCGCGGACGCAGCCGCGCCTCGCTGGAGACGGTGACCGTCGCCCAGGCCGTGGCCCACCCCAAGTGGTCGATGGGCCCCAAGATTTCGGTCGATTCGGCCACGCTGATGAACAAGGGCCTGGAGCTGATCGAGGCCGCGCACCTGTTCAATGTCGGCCGCGACCGCCTGGATGTCCTGGTCCACCCGCAGAGCCTGGTGCATTCGCTGGTGGAGTTCATCGACGGTTCCACCCTGGCCCAGTTGGGTTTGCCGGACATGCGCACCGCGCTGTCGATCGGCCTGGGCTGGCCGCAGCGGATCGAATCCGGCGTTGCCGGACTGGACCTGCTCCGCCACGGCACCCTGGAATTCGAAGCCCCTGACATGGACGCTTTTCCCTGCCTGCGGCTGGCCTGGAGCGCACTGGAAGCCGGTGGCGCCGCCCCGGCCGTCCTGAACGCAGCCAATGAATCCGCTGTTTCAGCCTTTCTTCAGGGCAAAATCGGTTTCCTAGCGATCCCTGCATTGGTCGAGGATGCCCTCGCCGCCCATGCCCACGCCCCGGCCGACAGCCTGGACGCGCTGCTGGCGGCCGATGGCCTCGCACGGCAATTCAGCCAGGGCTGGATCCATCGCACCACCACAGGCCAAGCCCGTTCCGCATGA
- the fabZ gene encoding 3-hydroxyacyl-ACP dehydratase FabZ: MNLELPLDIETIQQLLPHRYPFLLVDRVTEFEPGKRLLAYKNVSFNEPFFNGHFPERKVMPGVLIIEALAQAGGLITQIGYGEEAKNKLFYLVKVDNVKFSCPVVPGDRLELEAKVKRTIRNMALYECVARVDGKQVACAEMLCAEVDKAKEE; the protein is encoded by the coding sequence ATGAACCTAGAACTGCCTCTCGACATCGAAACTATCCAGCAGCTGCTGCCACACCGCTATCCGTTCCTGCTTGTGGACCGGGTGACCGAGTTTGAGCCAGGCAAACGCCTGCTGGCCTACAAGAACGTCTCTTTCAACGAGCCGTTCTTCAATGGCCATTTCCCCGAGCGCAAGGTCATGCCGGGCGTGTTGATCATCGAGGCACTGGCGCAGGCCGGCGGACTGATCACCCAGATCGGCTACGGTGAGGAAGCCAAGAACAAGCTGTTCTACCTGGTCAAGGTGGATAACGTGAAGTTCAGTTGCCCGGTGGTGCCTGGCGACCGCCTGGAGCTGGAGGCCAAGGTCAAGCGCACGATCCGCAATATGGCCCTTTATGAATGCGTGGCGCGCGTGGACGGCAAGCAGGTCGCCTGTGCCGAGATGCTGTGCGCCGAAGTCGACAAGGCCAAGGAGGAGTAA
- the lpxD gene encoding UDP-3-O-(3-hydroxymyristoyl)glucosamine N-acyltransferase codes for MSTLPHTAGDLAQRFGLELHGDAAATVTGAATLAAAQRGQLAFLANPRYADLLATTQASIVIVSADHVEGVRGTALVAKDPHVAFAKVSELFESTFTRPAGIHPSAVIHPSAQIAASASIGAHVCVGEGSSIGERCVIGPGCVIGEHCSVGDDCELVARVTLVLRVRLGRNVRIHPGAVLGAQGFGMAMEHGRWLNVPQLGGVVVGEDCEIGANTCIDRGALEDTVLEEDVRLDNQIQIAHNVHVGAHTAMAAQVGIAGSAKIGRYCMLAGKVGVSGHLEICDKVTILAMSMVAGPVTEPGVYASSLPITDVRTWRKNAARFRQLDALARRIPAASKDS; via the coding sequence ATGAGCACACTCCCCCATACCGCTGGCGACCTGGCCCAGCGTTTCGGCCTGGAACTGCATGGCGATGCCGCCGCCACCGTGACCGGTGCGGCGACCTTGGCCGCTGCACAGCGCGGGCAGCTGGCATTCCTGGCCAATCCGCGCTATGCGGACCTGCTGGCGACCACCCAGGCATCGATCGTGATCGTCAGCGCCGACCATGTGGAAGGCGTGCGCGGCACCGCGCTGGTCGCCAAGGACCCGCACGTGGCCTTCGCCAAGGTGTCCGAGCTGTTCGAATCCACATTCACGCGTCCGGCCGGCATCCATCCCAGCGCGGTGATCCATCCCAGTGCGCAGATCGCTGCCAGCGCCAGCATCGGAGCGCACGTCTGCGTCGGTGAAGGCAGCAGCATCGGCGAGCGCTGCGTGATCGGCCCGGGCTGCGTCATCGGCGAACACTGCAGCGTCGGCGACGACTGCGAACTGGTCGCCCGCGTCACCTTGGTCCTGCGTGTCCGCCTGGGTCGCAACGTACGCATCCATCCGGGCGCCGTGCTGGGCGCGCAGGGGTTCGGCATGGCCATGGAACACGGCCGCTGGCTCAACGTGCCGCAACTGGGCGGCGTGGTGGTCGGTGAAGACTGCGAGATCGGCGCCAACACCTGCATCGACCGCGGCGCACTGGAAGACACCGTGCTGGAAGAGGATGTCCGCCTGGACAACCAGATCCAGATCGCCCACAACGTCCATGTTGGTGCACATACCGCCATGGCCGCGCAGGTGGGCATCGCAGGGAGTGCGAAGATCGGCCGCTATTGCATGCTGGCCGGCAAGGTGGGCGTGTCAGGCCACCTGGAAATCTGCGACAAGGTCACCATCCTGGCCATGTCGATGGTCGCCGGCCCGGTCACCGAGCCTGGCGTCTACGCCTCATCCCTTCCCATCACCGACGTCCGCACCTGGCGCAAGAACGCAGCGCGTTTCCGCCAGCTGGACGCGCTCGCCCGGCGCATCCCCGCCGCCAGCAAGGACTCTTAA
- the lpxA gene encoding acyl-ACP--UDP-N-acetylglucosamine O-acyltransferase, producing MTDTLIHPSAVIDPGAKLGTGVQVGAFTLIGADVEIGDGTIIGPHCSVTGPTRIGRDNHFVGHVAVGGQPQDKKFAGERTELVIGDRNVFREFVTLNRGTVTGNSVTRIGDDNWLLAYTHVAHDCIVGNHCVFSNNTTLAGHVTIGDWVIFSGFSGAHQFCRVGDHAFIGMGALLGGDVTPFTMVAADEHGRPRGINSEGLKRRGFDAERISAIKRAYRTLYVAGLPLAEAQQQLSEQAQGSEDVKAMLDFITSGERRLLR from the coding sequence ATGACCGATACGCTGATCCACCCCTCGGCCGTCATCGACCCTGGCGCGAAACTGGGCACTGGCGTGCAGGTTGGCGCGTTCACGTTGATCGGCGCCGATGTCGAAATCGGCGACGGCACCATCATCGGCCCGCACTGTTCGGTCACCGGCCCGACCCGGATCGGCCGTGACAACCATTTCGTCGGCCATGTCGCCGTCGGTGGCCAGCCGCAGGACAAGAAGTTCGCTGGCGAACGCACCGAACTGGTGATCGGCGACCGCAACGTGTTCCGCGAATTCGTCACGCTCAACCGCGGCACGGTCACCGGCAACAGCGTCACCCGCATCGGCGACGACAACTGGCTGCTGGCCTACACGCACGTGGCGCACGACTGCATCGTCGGCAACCACTGCGTGTTCTCCAACAACACCACGCTGGCCGGCCACGTCACCATCGGCGACTGGGTGATCTTCAGCGGCTTTTCCGGCGCGCATCAGTTCTGCCGCGTCGGTGACCACGCCTTCATCGGCATGGGCGCGCTGCTGGGCGGCGACGTCACGCCCTTCACCATGGTCGCCGCCGACGAACACGGCCGGCCGCGCGGCATCAACAGCGAAGGCCTGAAGCGCCGCGGTTTCGATGCCGAGCGCATCTCGGCGATCAAGCGCGCTTACCGCACGCTGTACGTGGCCGGGCTGCCGCTGGCCGAGGCCCAGCAGCAGCTGTCCGAGCAGGCGCAGGGCAGCGAGGACGTCAAGGCGATGCTGGATTTCATCACCAGCGGCGAGCGTCGCCTGCTGCGCTGA